Proteins from a genomic interval of Polyodon spathula isolate WHYD16114869_AA chromosome 1, ASM1765450v1, whole genome shotgun sequence:
- the LOC121325203 gene encoding protein MGARP-like isoform X2, with amino-acid sequence MYLCRAVWQKLAPVARTSTRFARNAPVRQMSSSGAPGSTGDNLVYVILCGGSFAGAGYYVYKTLTTDSARYRDRVTEISSRPKSEWTPKPWPSNKEDESEDSGEEEAAPEPLAESAEALEEALAEASAESPSPALFTEAGVADAPAAEEEISSLVENSQEPAPTDAAPVQETEPVAEMGGLAAASVETEVSEAVAELPEAASAVAIEVVSPVVEKPEKIAEAPVEVETSTPEDVPASQAAEEEAIQNVKVPEAEAEPVEAASPVVVEVVAPVVQVCPVAEEPVETAEAPVVTRTPPTQEVQTSQGSTLEASQEVKVGVTESVEVVEVASPVAEASPAVESDSPVVAETLSAEVPVSPRAAEEVVHQVEEILAEVTATAAAGSEEATPEGPSEGAQVPHSEEDSTVQQQEPALVDAIEEVAADSECQD; translated from the exons ATGTATCTGTGCAGGGCCGTCTGGCAAAAATTAGCGCCTGTGGCACGGACTTCTACCAGGTTTGCCAgaaatg CCCCCGTGCGGCAGATGTCCTCCAGCGGCGCCCCAGGTTCGACTGGTGATAACCTGGTGTACGTCATCCTGTGTGGTGGCTCGTTTGCTGGCGCGGGATATTAT GTCTACAAGACTCTAACTACTGACTCAGCCAGGTACCGGGACAGAGTCACAGAGATCAGCAGCAGACCAAAGTCAGAATGGACACCAAAGCCATGGCCATCTAACA aggAAGATG AATCTGAGGACTCTGGAGAGGAAGAGGCTGCACCGGAGCCTCTAGCAGAGTCTGCAGAGGCCCTGGAGGAGGCACTAGCCGAGGCCTCAGCAGAGTCCCCAAGCCCTGCCTTGTTCACAGAGGCTGGGGTAGCTGACGCACCTGCAGCTGAGGAAGAAATCTCATCACTGGTGGAAAACTCTCAGGAACCTGCTCCCACAGACGCTGCCCCGGTCCAAG aaaccgAGCCTGTGGCAGAGATGGGAGGGCTAGCAGCAGCATCAGTTGAAACAGAAG TTTCAGAGGCTGTAGCAGAGCTGCCAGAGGCTGCTTCCGCAGTTGCCATTGAAGTGGTTTCTCCAGTGGTGGAGAAGCCAGAGAAGATAGCAGAAGCTCCAGTGGAGGTAGAGACATCTACCCCAGAGGATGTGCCAGCCAGCCAAGCTGCTGAAGAAGAAGCCATTCAGAATGTCAAAG TTCCAGAGGCAGAAGCTGAGCCAGTGGAGGCTGCATCCCCGGTAGTTGTTGAGGTGGTTGCTCCGGTCGTTCAGGTGTGTCCTGTGGCGGAGGAGCCGGTTGAGACAGCAGAAGCTCCTGTGGTAACAAGGACTCCGCCCACACAGGAAGTGCAAACTAGCCAAGGTTCGACACTAGAAGCCAGCCAGGAGGTCAAAG TGGGAGTGACTGAGTCAGTAGAGGTCGTTGAGGTGGCCTCTCCTGTTGCTGAGGCGAGTCCAGCAGTGGAGAGCGATTCTCCAGTGGTGGCAGAGACATTGTCTGCAGAGGTTCCAGTCAGCCCCAGGGCAGCTGAAGAAGTTGTTCATCAGGTTGAAG AGATCCTTGCAGAGGTGACTGCGACAGCAGCTGCTGGTTCTGAGGAGGCGACCCCAGAGGGTCCTTCTGAGGGTGCCCAGGTTCCACATTCAGAAGAAGACTCTACTGTTCAACAGCAAG aGCCTGCTCTTGTGGACGCAATTGAAGAGGTTGCAGCAGATTCAGAATG cCAAGATTGA
- the LOC121325203 gene encoding protein MGARP-like isoform X1 → MYLCRAVWQKLAPVARTSTRFARNAAPVRQMSSSGAPGSTGDNLVYVILCGGSFAGAGYYVYKTLTTDSARYRDRVTEISSRPKSEWTPKPWPSNKEDESEDSGEEEAAPEPLAESAEALEEALAEASAESPSPALFTEAGVADAPAAEEEISSLVENSQEPAPTDAAPVQETEPVAEMGGLAAASVETEVSEAVAELPEAASAVAIEVVSPVVEKPEKIAEAPVEVETSTPEDVPASQAAEEEAIQNVKVPEAEAEPVEAASPVVVEVVAPVVQVCPVAEEPVETAEAPVVTRTPPTQEVQTSQGSTLEASQEVKVGVTESVEVVEVASPVAEASPAVESDSPVVAETLSAEVPVSPRAAEEVVHQVEEILAEVTATAAAGSEEATPEGPSEGAQVPHSEEDSTVQQQEPALVDAIEEVAADSECQD, encoded by the exons ATGTATCTGTGCAGGGCCGTCTGGCAAAAATTAGCGCCTGTGGCACGGACTTCTACCAGGTTTGCCAgaaatg CAGCCCCCGTGCGGCAGATGTCCTCCAGCGGCGCCCCAGGTTCGACTGGTGATAACCTGGTGTACGTCATCCTGTGTGGTGGCTCGTTTGCTGGCGCGGGATATTAT GTCTACAAGACTCTAACTACTGACTCAGCCAGGTACCGGGACAGAGTCACAGAGATCAGCAGCAGACCAAAGTCAGAATGGACACCAAAGCCATGGCCATCTAACA aggAAGATG AATCTGAGGACTCTGGAGAGGAAGAGGCTGCACCGGAGCCTCTAGCAGAGTCTGCAGAGGCCCTGGAGGAGGCACTAGCCGAGGCCTCAGCAGAGTCCCCAAGCCCTGCCTTGTTCACAGAGGCTGGGGTAGCTGACGCACCTGCAGCTGAGGAAGAAATCTCATCACTGGTGGAAAACTCTCAGGAACCTGCTCCCACAGACGCTGCCCCGGTCCAAG aaaccgAGCCTGTGGCAGAGATGGGAGGGCTAGCAGCAGCATCAGTTGAAACAGAAG TTTCAGAGGCTGTAGCAGAGCTGCCAGAGGCTGCTTCCGCAGTTGCCATTGAAGTGGTTTCTCCAGTGGTGGAGAAGCCAGAGAAGATAGCAGAAGCTCCAGTGGAGGTAGAGACATCTACCCCAGAGGATGTGCCAGCCAGCCAAGCTGCTGAAGAAGAAGCCATTCAGAATGTCAAAG TTCCAGAGGCAGAAGCTGAGCCAGTGGAGGCTGCATCCCCGGTAGTTGTTGAGGTGGTTGCTCCGGTCGTTCAGGTGTGTCCTGTGGCGGAGGAGCCGGTTGAGACAGCAGAAGCTCCTGTGGTAACAAGGACTCCGCCCACACAGGAAGTGCAAACTAGCCAAGGTTCGACACTAGAAGCCAGCCAGGAGGTCAAAG TGGGAGTGACTGAGTCAGTAGAGGTCGTTGAGGTGGCCTCTCCTGTTGCTGAGGCGAGTCCAGCAGTGGAGAGCGATTCTCCAGTGGTGGCAGAGACATTGTCTGCAGAGGTTCCAGTCAGCCCCAGGGCAGCTGAAGAAGTTGTTCATCAGGTTGAAG AGATCCTTGCAGAGGTGACTGCGACAGCAGCTGCTGGTTCTGAGGAGGCGACCCCAGAGGGTCCTTCTGAGGGTGCCCAGGTTCCACATTCAGAAGAAGACTCTACTGTTCAACAGCAAG aGCCTGCTCTTGTGGACGCAATTGAAGAGGTTGCAGCAGATTCAGAATG cCAAGATTGA